A window of Selenomonas ruminantium subsp. lactilytica TAM6421 contains these coding sequences:
- a CDS encoding sensor domain-containing diguanylate cyclase: protein MYLCHLFVIMVGMTEHTVDMLKSLPLPKDGRLRLAAASSLDDAAALADSKCSAIVLGEHISWKTDDINHLFGEKTNLVVCAPANTVWPQEKLARVRHIWPVPLPDELLGFYCQQLLDDLYRQRCFWNTQNCLQTVIDMMPGFVWFKDMEGHHLKVNKAFCEMVGKPRSEVIGKKHCEIWGIPPEKYAEGEYVCLETDEAIAKDQKTTLFKEQVLHSRLGLRQLNTYKTPVFDEDGMMIGNIGAATDVTETCANQERILKISRTDELTQLANRRYFYQYLDEHRQGPLTLCYIDLDYFKQLNDSYGHQFGDAALMMVSEVLRNAFPKDFIARLGGDEFVVAIFAVLERAEMCRILDELCAVMRKHFDLDKSLGKLSMSIGVAETYDDKVSLDTLLQRSDDALYYVKEHCRGKYVFYEDIKDKLKPRMVTE from the coding sequence ATGTATCTTTGTCACCTGTTTGTCATTATGGTAGGTATGACAGAGCATACTGTGGATATGCTGAAAAGCTTGCCGCTGCCCAAGGATGGACGGCTGCGGCTTGCAGCGGCATCATCACTTGATGATGCTGCCGCATTGGCAGATTCAAAGTGCTCAGCGATTGTGCTGGGGGAGCATATATCGTGGAAAACAGATGATATAAATCATTTATTTGGGGAGAAAACCAATCTGGTTGTATGTGCCCCAGCAAACACGGTTTGGCCGCAGGAAAAACTGGCACGGGTGCGGCATATTTGGCCTGTGCCGCTGCCAGATGAGCTATTGGGGTTTTATTGTCAGCAGCTGTTGGACGATTTGTATCGGCAAAGGTGTTTTTGGAACACGCAGAATTGCCTGCAGACTGTTATTGATATGATGCCAGGCTTTGTCTGGTTCAAAGATATGGAGGGGCATCATCTGAAGGTTAATAAGGCCTTTTGTGAGATGGTGGGTAAGCCCAGGTCTGAAGTGATAGGTAAAAAGCATTGTGAAATCTGGGGGATACCACCCGAGAAGTATGCTGAAGGCGAGTACGTTTGTTTGGAAACAGATGAAGCGATTGCCAAAGATCAGAAGACCACATTATTTAAGGAACAGGTGCTGCATTCGCGGTTGGGGTTAAGACAGTTGAATACCTATAAGACGCCTGTTTTTGATGAAGATGGTATGATGATTGGGAATATTGGTGCGGCGACAGATGTGACGGAGACATGTGCCAATCAGGAGCGGATCTTGAAGATTTCGCGTACGGATGAGCTGACGCAGTTGGCGAACCGGCGTTATTTCTATCAATATCTGGATGAACACCGTCAAGGACCGCTGACACTTTGCTATATCGATCTGGATTATTTTAAGCAGCTCAACGATAGTTATGGCCATCAGTTTGGCGATGCAGCATTGATGATGGTCAGTGAAGTGCTGCGAAATGCGTTTCCTAAGGATTTCATTGCCCGGCTTGGTGGTGATGAGTTCGTAGTGGCCATATTTGCTGTACTGGAGCGGGCAGAAATGTGCAGGATATTGGACGAACTCTGTGCCGTAATGAGAAAGCATTTTGATTTGGATAAGAGCTTAGGAAAGCTGTCCATGAGTATTGGGGTGGCTGAGACGTATGATGATAAAGTGTCATTAGACACGCTTCTGCAACGCAGTGATGATGCGCTCTATTACGTGAAAGAGCATTGCCGGGGAAAATACGTTTT
- a CDS encoding PH domain-containing protein: protein MSIISGLMGNAAKTDIDEVKKDYGKLLGEHEEIIQAYQWVRDLMIFTDYRLLLVDVQGATGKKVDYHSIPYKSIRHFAVESAGHFDLDAELKIWVAGLGADPLVYTFSKDADVYKVQALLAECVGR, encoded by the coding sequence ATGAGCATTATCAGCGGTCTGATGGGCAATGCGGCGAAGACTGATATCGACGAGGTAAAGAAGGATTACGGTAAATTGCTGGGGGAGCATGAAGAAATCATTCAGGCGTACCAGTGGGTGCGGGATCTGATGATTTTCACGGATTATCGGCTGCTTCTGGTGGATGTTCAGGGAGCTACAGGCAAAAAGGTGGATTATCATTCCATTCCATATAAGAGCATCCGTCACTTTGCCGTGGAGTCGGCTGGGCATTTTGACTTGGACGCAGAATTGAAAATCTGGGTGGCAGGGCTGGGCGCTGACCCATTGGTTTACACCTTCAGCAAGGACGCGGATGTCTACAAGGTGCAGGCCCTGCTGGCTGAATGCGTGGGCAGGTAA
- the bioD gene encoding dethiobiotin synthase has protein sequence MSRNLFVTGTGTEIGKTYVAGLLVKTLHDAGLDVAYYKAAMSGNDRRADGALIPGDALFVKEFSGIDQSLESMCPYVYEHAVSPHLASRLEGNPVRMEVVEKTFREVCAAHDYVVVEGSGGILCPLGYDEEHIQLEDVVRKFNLPSVMVADAGLGTINGVVLTYEYMRQKGMPLKGILFNNYHAGDVMEEDNRHMCEEMTGLSVLACIAKGDKTLSGIKAEDVAALFA, from the coding sequence ATGAGCCGGAATCTTTTTGTAACGGGAACGGGAACGGAAATCGGCAAGACCTATGTGGCTGGGCTGCTGGTGAAAACACTGCATGATGCTGGTCTGGATGTTGCCTATTATAAGGCGGCGATGAGCGGTAACGACAGGCGGGCAGATGGCGCGCTCATTCCGGGAGATGCCCTGTTTGTCAAGGAATTTTCCGGGATAGACCAGAGTCTGGAAAGCATGTGCCCCTATGTCTACGAACACGCAGTATCGCCGCATCTGGCTTCGCGGCTAGAGGGAAATCCTGTGCGTATGGAAGTCGTGGAAAAGACATTCCGAGAGGTTTGCGCAGCCCATGATTATGTGGTGGTGGAAGGCAGCGGCGGAATTCTTTGTCCGCTGGGCTATGACGAAGAACACATCCAGCTGGAAGATGTCGTGCGCAAGTTCAACTTGCCCAGTGTCATGGTAGCTGATGCAGGTCTTGGCACCATAAATGGCGTGGTGCTCACTTATGAATACATGCGGCAGAAGGGAATGCCGCTCAAGGGGATACTCTTCAATAACTACCATGCAGGTGATGTGATGGAGGAAGACAACCGGCACATGTGTGAGGAAATGACGGGGCTTTCGGTGTTGGCCTGCATTGCGAAAGGGGATAAGACTTTGTCGGGGATTAAGGCAGAGGATGTTGCTGCCTTGTTTGCATAA
- the bioA gene encoding adenosylmethionine--8-amino-7-oxononanoate transaminase: MIWYPYEQMKTMKAPYEVVDAKGPYLYTKNAKLLDSISSWWSVIYGYHQPHITEAICQQASKFSHVMLGGLTHKPVEELSEKLADWLPGDLNYCFFSDSGSVAVEVALKMALQYYVNRGEAGRTKVLALEHAYHGDTFKTMAVGDDEDYHFVLQVYGENPYVVHIPTEIPALEEAFARYKDELNCFIVEPLLQGAGGMRMYDISFLKRARELCDQYGVLLIFDEVATGFGRTGYRFVADVVLPDILVLGKGLTGGHIGHAVTVANKKVFEAFYDDAPEKALMHGPTFMGNALACAAAKASIELFDQLDIPARVAHIEDVTRRELAGFSDPRIREIRIMGGCACIEVYDEKTLEGYQQFAYEHGVFARPFLKYLYSMVPYILNDEELVKIFAVMKEWFRRTEK, encoded by the coding sequence ATGATTTGGTATCCCTATGAACAGATGAAGACGATGAAGGCACCCTATGAGGTTGTTGACGCCAAAGGGCCGTATCTCTACACGAAGAATGCGAAGCTGCTGGATTCCATATCTTCATGGTGGAGCGTGATTTATGGCTATCATCAGCCGCATATTACAGAGGCGATTTGCCAGCAGGCGTCAAAATTCTCCCATGTCATGCTCGGCGGTCTGACGCATAAGCCGGTGGAGGAACTTTCGGAGAAGCTGGCGGATTGGCTGCCGGGAGATTTGAATTATTGCTTTTTCTCGGATTCAGGCAGCGTGGCTGTGGAAGTAGCGCTGAAGATGGCCTTGCAGTATTATGTGAACCGTGGCGAGGCTGGGCGTACGAAGGTGCTGGCGTTGGAGCATGCCTACCATGGTGATACCTTCAAGACCATGGCTGTGGGGGACGATGAGGACTATCACTTCGTATTGCAGGTTTATGGCGAGAATCCCTATGTCGTGCATATTCCCACGGAGATTCCAGCGCTGGAAGAAGCCTTTGCCCGCTATAAGGATGAATTGAACTGCTTTATCGTGGAACCGCTGTTGCAGGGGGCCGGGGGAATGCGGATGTATGATATCTCCTTCCTCAAACGAGCACGGGAACTTTGCGACCAGTATGGCGTGCTGCTGATTTTCGATGAGGTGGCCACGGGCTTTGGCCGGACGGGGTATCGTTTTGTGGCGGATGTGGTTCTGCCGGATATTCTGGTATTGGGCAAAGGACTCACCGGCGGCCATATCGGCCATGCCGTAACGGTGGCGAATAAAAAGGTATTTGAGGCCTTTTACGATGATGCGCCGGAAAAGGCACTGATGCATGGACCGACCTTTATGGGCAATGCCCTGGCCTGTGCGGCAGCCAAGGCGTCGATTGAGCTGTTCGATCAGTTGGATATCCCGGCGCGGGTGGCGCATATCGAAGACGTGACGCGGCGGGAATTGGCTGGCTTTAGTGATCCGCGCATCCGTGAGATCCGCATAATGGGCGGCTGTGCCTGCATCGAAGTTTATGATGAAAAAACGCTGGAGGGTTATCAGCAATTTGCCTATGAGCATGGTGTGTTTGCACGGCCATTCCTCAAATATCTCTATTCGATGGTTCCCTATATCCTGAATGATGAGGAATTGGTCAAAATCTTTGCCGTGATGAAGGAATGGTTCAGGAGGACAGAGAAATGA